A stretch of the Fibrobacter sp. genome encodes the following:
- the lptC gene encoding LPS export ABC transporter periplasmic protein LptC, which yields MNSRMYFISSVLFLIVISCSGKKESLPVSNEGIEVPFQEFGQAALYFYNKDYVQWKLESEIMRKPITDTGHILVTPVRLTMFDSVGNATTRVLSDSGSTDGSMESFIVWGNVFIRARDSLVIRTERLWWNKGRRKVESDTFVQIETKKGDVLRGKGLDAVEDFSIFSFKSDVSGKFPDFKERMESNEEQVF from the coding sequence ATGAACAGTAGAATGTATTTCATAAGTTCAGTGCTTTTTCTGATTGTGATTTCCTGTTCAGGGAAAAAAGAATCACTCCCGGTTTCAAACGAGGGAATCGAGGTGCCGTTTCAGGAATTCGGACAGGCTGCACTGTATTTTTATAACAAGGATTATGTTCAGTGGAAGCTTGAATCGGAGATAATGCGTAAACCTATAACAGATACCGGTCATATTCTGGTGACCCCAGTGAGACTGACGATGTTTGATTCCGTTGGAAACGCTACCACCAGGGTACTTTCCGATTCCGGGAGTACGGATGGTTCGATGGAGAGTTTCATTGTGTGGGGCAATGTTTTTATCAGGGCAAGGGATTCCCTGGTGATACGGACCGAGAGGCTCTGGTGGAACAAGGGACGAAGGAAAGTGGAGTCTGATACATTTGTCCAGATTGAGACTAAAAAGGGAGATGTCCTCAGGGGTAAAGGTCTTGATGCCGTGGAGGACTTCTCGATATTTTCATTCAAGTCTGATGTAAGTGGAAAGTTTCCCGATTTTAAAGAGCGCATGGAGAGCAATGAGGAACAGGTGTTTTAG